The Ignavibacteriales bacterium DNA window TATCCTGATGTGAAAAACAAAATCAAAATTATCAAAGGTGATATCCGTAATAAGGTAACAGTGGAATCAGCATTACAAAATGTGGATATAGTTATTCATACTGCAGCTGCGCTACCGCTTTACTCTCCAGAAGAAATTTATACAACCGATGTCCAAGGAACCCACACACTTCTTCATGAAGCATTCATGAAAAATGTTAAACGATTTATTCACGTTTCCTCTACCGCTGTTTACGGAATACCTAATCATCATCCGCTTTATGAAAACGATAAGCTCGATGGCGTTGGTCCGTACGGTAAAGCAAAAATTGAAGCGGAAAATCTTTGTCTAGAATTCAGAAAGAAAAATATGTGTGTGCCTATCCTTCGTCCAAAATCTTTTATCGGTCCTGAACGGCTTGGTGTCTTTGCGCTTTTTTATGATTGGGCAAAAGACAGAAAGAATTTTCCTATGATCGGAAATGGAAATAACCGTTATCAATTGCTTGATGTAGAAGATCTCTGCGAAGCAATTTATAATTGCATAACTCTACCGGAAAAAATTGTAAACGATACTTTCAACATTGGCGCAAAAGAATTCACAACTATGAAGGAAGATTATCAAACTGTTTTAGACTTTGCAGGATTCGGGAAAAAAATTATTGGACTTCCAGAAAAACCAATCATACTAACATTAAAATTATTCGAAGTACTAAAAATTTCGCCACTTTACAAATGGGTTTACGAAACTGCATCCAAGGATTCATTTGTTTCAATAGAAAAAGCAGAAAAGATTTTAGGATTCGCACCAAAATATTCAAATAAAGATGCGCTCATAAGAAATTATAAATGGTATCTGGAAAATTTGAATTCCTTTAAAGACCAATCCGGTATTAGCCACCGTGTTCCTTGGAAGCAAGGAATACTTTCTATAGCAAAAAAATTCTTCTAGTTTCTGCAAACTATGTACCGTAAACTATGATTAATGTTCAGATAATTTTATATTTGCACCGAAAAATAAATTAACAAAGGAAAGACAATGCCGACAAAGAAGGATTTCTTAAAAGAAACTATTCAACACTTCGATATAAAAGAACACAACGTTATTAAGTTGGTTGATTCGATGGAGAAGATGGCTTTTAGCGCACGCGACCTTAATCGTGCGGCTCAAATCTATGATAAGATGCTTCGTGATAAAGATTGCGCTGTTATTTTAACTCTTGCAGGAAGTTTATTCAGTGCAGGATTAAAAAGAGTTGTTTACGATCTGATTACAAACAACATGATTGATGCAATTGTATCAACCGGTGCAATAATGGTTGATCAAGATTTTTTTGAAGCGCTCGGATTCAAACATTACATCGGTACACCTTTCGTTGATGATAATGTTATGCGCGATCTTCACATTGATAGAATTTATGATACGTTTATTGACGAAGATGAACTCCGCATTTGTGATGACACCACAGCAAAGATTTTTGATTCACTTGAGCCGAGACCATATTCTTCAAGAGAACTTCTCTGGAATTTTGGTAAATACCTTGATGAAAGCGGCGGACCAAAAGTTGATGACAGTGTTATCTACGCTGCATACAAACATAATGTCCCGATCTTTGTTCCCGCATTCTCTGATTGCTCGGCAGGATTTGGAATAATTGTTCACCAAACAAAAAATCCGGAGAAACATCTTTCATTCGATTCCGGAAAAGATTTTCTTGAACTCACTCAAATAAAATTAAACAGTAAAGAATCCGGAATCTTTATGATTGGCGGCGGTGTTCCCAAAAACTTTACACAAGATATTGTTGTTGCTGCAGAAATACTTCAAGAGAATGCACCAATGCATAAATATGCTGTTCAAATTACAGTTGCAGATGTTCGTGACGGCGCTCTTTCATCATCTACACTTAAAGAAGCAAGTTCATGGGGAAAAGTTGAAACTACTTATGAACAGATGGTTTATTCGGAAGCGACAATTGCAATGCCTTTAATTGCCGGTTATGCTTATCATAAAGGTGCATGGAAGAATAGAGCTAAAAAAGAATTTCAAAAATTATTTACTAAAAAAGTTAATGTTTAACCTTCACTAAAATTCCCTCTCCTTAGTAAGGAGAGGGACTAAGGCTTGCCCGCCGTTTTTTAAGGCGGGGTGGAGGTCAAAAAAAACCCGATTGCTTAGATCGGGTTTTTTTATTTACGGAAATCTGATACTGCAAATTATTTCATCAATATCATTTTTTTAGATTCGTTATAATTTCCGGTAGTTAATTTATAAATATAAACTCCGCTTGCTAACATCGAAGCATTGAAATCAACTTTATGATTGCCTGCTTCAACCTTTCCATTAACCAAAGTAGCAACTAACTTTCCAAGTACATCATAAACTTGGAGCTTAACATTGCTAACAGCTGAAAGCTGATAACTGATAACTGTTGTTGGATTAAAAGGATTTGGGTAATTCTGTTCAAGCTGAAAACTTGTAGGAAGATTATTTTCATTTTCAATTCCAGTTTGAATATAATTTGTTCCAACAAATGCACCGCGTCCGTGCGTTGCCGCAACAACAGTTCCATCAGATTTTCTTGATGTAATATATTCCACCACAACATTACCAATTACGTTTGATCCTTCTTGTGCCCACAACGTACTACTACCGTTCAATAGAGTTGTAGAATAAACTCCGGTACTCGTTCCTATTAAATAAACTTTGCCGGAAGTGGAACTAGTAGTTGGAAGAATTGTTGCTGAACGAACAGAGGGACCAGTCGGCCCGCTTAAATTTCCTTCTACATCAGACCAACTTGCACCGCCGTCATTTGTGTACCATAAACTTTTAACATTGTAATTTGATAATACTACTAAAACTTCATTTGCATTATCGGAGTTGATTGCAATTCCATGAATATAAGAACCATTAGGAACACCCCCTGCTATATTTAGTGCAGGAAAATTTGATGGTGTAATTTCAGTTGCAGTGGTTGAAGTTTTAGAATTACTCATCTTATAAATTTTAGGTTGACTAGATGTTGATGAAGCCGCTAAATAAAGAATGTTTTGTGTTCTTGAAACTGCTAAAGTAGAAAAGGAATATCCTGCACCAATTTGTAGATCAATAGATTTCCAACCTTGTGAAGTTTTATTCTGATAAAGTGGGATTGTTGACAAAGAACTATCCCTCCATAAAATGTTTCCTGCAATGTAATACATGAAATTTTCATCGCTTGGATCAACAGCAAACGGATTAACAAATTTCATTCCTGTTGCCGCCACAGGAGTTATTTCCGACCAATTACTTGTGTTAATATCACCAGTATAGTAGGTTCCGAATCGGTAAACTGAGCCGTTTTGTGTAGAGCCATAAGAATAAGAATAATAGTTAAAAACTTGAGAACCTATATATGAATAAGAACCGTCGCCCGTAGTCACATCAATTGAGCTGCTTGCGGTAGTTCCGTCCCATCTAAAAAATGGTGAACCGTTATCCTGTGTTCCACCGAAGATACGTGTATCACCGAAAGTTGCTGAAATTGCCATTGTATAATATTGTGTAACATTATAATGATTATCCATATTAACCCAAGGAAAGAATGTTGGATAGTTTGTTGTTGTTGCATCAGAGTAATAACTAATTCCTCCATCATGACCCACCCAAATTTGGTTTGGATTATTCTGATCAAATACTATAGTATGTATATCGGGATGTAAACCCGGATAGAAAAAGCTTGATATATAACCATAGCCTCCAATCCAATTTATTTTTGGATCGTTTGTCGGGGAGATTAGTTTTGTAGCAAAACCATCAAGTGATCTGAATAAATTAGTACCTCCAATAAAAACAATATTTTCATTTTGCGGATGAACAGCTATTGCCATGTTGTAATCGCCTTGTGTGTCAAAATATCCTTTGCTATTAGTAGATGTAAAATCGGGAAGATTAGCTGACAAATCAGTAGAGACACCTGTAGAAATATTTATTTTAAATAACCGAACATCGTCTTTACTTGGTGAGCCAATTGGAATACCTGTGTTTGTTAAACTAAAAAACAAATTTGGATTTGATGTGCTGAATGACATTACAGATCTGGAAAAAGATGTCGGAAAATCAACCGGAGTTATACTTGACCAATTTAATCCATCATCTGTTGATTTAAATAATCCCGGTACTGTTAGATTAGTTCCTGAAGAATTTAGTTGCGATAAATAACTAACCATCACACCATTTTTATTAATTATCAAATCTGTATAATAGTGATCATTCAATTGTCCCCGATTAATCGTCCAAGTAGATCCTCCATCAGTTGATTTGAGAATAGCACCAGCATTTGAACATACAAATACATTTCCAGTCGGACTAACAACTACTTTTGAAGCATAAGAGAAATAACTATTCCAGCTTGTACTGCTTGGGTTATAAAGAGAATTAGCATATTGTATTAAATTCCATGTCTCTCCGTTATCTGTTGATTTATAAAATCCGCCGCCGTAAAAACTAGCATTGCCACCCCGAGATCTTGCACTGTTTCCGTCAAACTCTCCGCCGACAGCATACCAATAAGTTTGAAAACTCGGTCTTGGATCTTGAGCAATTGATGTTACACTTAAGATACCAGTCTTACTGCTTTTAGAATACCATGTCGCTCCTTTGTCTGTAGATTTCCAAATTCCTCCGGAAACACCAGCAGCGATAACATTATTACTACTTGCTATATCTATAGCAATGGTGCGTGTTCTTCCGCCAACATCGAAAGGACCGGCTTCTTTCCAATTAAATGCCAGAGCATTTAATCCTTTCATTAATCTCTCTTCCGATTTGGGTATTTTAGAAGCAAATGCAATTTCCTTTTCACGAATATTTTCCGGAATTGAATTTGTTCTTGGATCTCTGAGAAGCATAAAGAAGTATTCGTTTCTCTCTATTGCAGTTTGTTTTTTCTTTTCCAGAGACTCTTCATTTTCTCCTTCGCTTCTTATAAAGGAGGAATTAGATTCATAGTTATATGATTTAAATATCAGTAGGGAAATTCCAAATGATATAACTAAAACAAAAAGAGAAATTCTTTTCAACATAATTTATTTCCTTGTTTTATTATTTCGAGATCTCTAAATTATTTTGAAACTGTCACTCTGAACGAAGTGAAGAGTCTCTTTACGTTCCAAAATTGAGATGTTTCTCCCGATGAATCGGGATCAACATGACAATTGTTAATTTCTCAGAGGTCTCATTTCATTAATTGAGAAACGGTCCAAACAGAATTTTGTTCACTTTCCATTTTCATTTTAGGTTGTTTTATTTCAACTTGAAATTCGGTCCCTTTCTTAAGAGATTTTAATTCGATCAACCGTTTAGCCATTTGCAATTTCATACCGGCATTAGGTGCAATTTCTTCAGTTGCAGAACCATAGCCAAGAACTGATTTTACATTTACATCTATTAAATAGACATCACCGCTTTCTGCAAAACTATTCATTGTACACACAACTATTGCAGAACCGGGAGGAATATCTTCACCAATAGGTTTTCTTATTTGTGCGGATTGCTCTGATGATGAACATTTATAAAAAAGGAAAGAAGAAACGATTAGAACAATGAAAATAAACGGAGTGAACTTTTTCATGATCCGCCCTTATTTAAATTTTTTATTTAGGAATGAATAAATCACTAAACGCTTTCTTTGTTTTCTCAGACTAATAGTAAGATAAAAAAATAATTTTACAAATAAACCTTATTTCAAAATTTTTATTATTTTAAAATGGAAGAGGTTGTCTTAAAAAATCAGATTGGCCGTCATTGCGAGAAATGAAAAGACGAAGCAATCTAGATTTAATCGTAAAGACTTAACTTTCGTTAGCTTCACTCACAAAGACAAATTTTAGAATTTTTCAGAAGTTTCTAATCACATTATAGATGATTAATTACTTCTGCTGTTGGAAAACTCAAATAGAAATTTCTCGTTTCCCATTAAATCTTTCAACGTCATTTTATCCACCACGGAATCAACAGAGTCCTGGATTAATTTCCATAATGAACGGACAGAACAATCAATTGAGTTAGTGCAAATATCCATTGCGCCGGTATGTGTATTGCAAAACTCATCATCAAACAATCTTCCGCCCAATACTTTAAGAATATTACCAACAGATATCTGTTCCGGCGGACGGGTTAAAGTGTAACCACCAATTTGTCCTCGTGAACTTTCCAATAATCCGCCAATACGAAGTACGCGTAAAATTTTGCCGGCGTTGTGTTCTGTTATTCCTTCTGCTCTGCTTATCTCCGGAATAGTAAAAGATTTTTCCACAGTATAAAATTTTGCTATACGGAGTAAACATCTTAAACCATATTCTTCTTGAGAAGTGAATTTCATTTTAGTTCTCGTTCAATGGAATTTTGCTTCCGCACGTTTTTGCATGAATTAATTTATCGTACATCTCTTTAGAAATTGAAGGACCTTGCGCAGAACAATATTGTTGAAATACTTTTTGAAGTTCTTCTGCAATCTCTTCAGAATATCTTCCTTCAATTTGATGACGTTGCATTGTGTAAACTAATTCACCATTCTTATAAAGCGCCATAAACGGTGATGACGGCGGTAAACTTTTTAAATAATTATTCCGGAAATGATCAACTGCATCGCGATCCTGTCCTGCAAACACAGTAATAATTTTATCCGGTATAATATTATTCTGTAAAGCTAAAGCTGCACCGGGACGGGCGCTTCCTGCAGCGCAACCGCAAACAGAATTGATCATTACAAATACTGTTTTATCATTTTGTTGTTTAAGATAGCTGTCAACTTTTTCGGGAGTTGTTGCTTCTTCAAAACCTACGTAAAGCAATTCATCTCTCATTGGCTGAACTGCTTCCGAATCATAAATTGGTGCTTTCTGATTTATGGTGAACATATTTGTTTCCTTTCTATTGTTTTCATTGTCATTCTGAATGAGTGAAACGAATGAAGAATCTCAGACTCTTCTCCCGACAAGTCGGGATCAGAGTGACAAATAAATTTTTATAAAAAACCTAATTGCAATTTTGCTTCTTCAGTCATTTTTTCCATACTCCAAGCCGGTTCCCAAACCAAATCAACATAAACATCTTTAACGCCTTTAACACTTTTCACTTTTTCTTTTACTTCACCGAGTAAACTTCCTGCAACAGGACAAGCTGGAGAAGTCAAAGTCATTTTAATATATGTATTCCCTTCGTCATCAATCTTGATTCCGTATATCAATCCTAATTCCCAAATATCAACCGGAATTTCCGGATCGAAACAAGTTCTGAGAGCATCAACTACAGCTTGTTCTAATTTTACTTTATCTACCATGTTAGTCCTCGACCACCCCCTTTAATTCCCCCTCCTTAACTAAGGAGGGGGACACAGGGGGAGGTATCACGCAAACATTTTTTTTACTTTTTGAATTCCAAGTAAAAGTTTATCTATTTCTTCTTTAGTATTATAAAATGCAAATGAAGCTCTTGCTGTTGCCGGCACATTAAATCTTGCCATCAGCGGTTGAGTGCAATGATGTCCTGTACGTATTGCAATACCGTCTGTATCTATAATAGTTCCGATATCATAAGGATGTATTCCGTCTATCACGAATGAAACAACTGATGCTTTCTCTTTTGCAGTTCCGATTATTCGTAACCCTTCCACTTGAGAAAGTTTTTCTGTCGCATAATCCAATAATAAATTTTCATGCGTTACTAAATCATTTCTATCAAATTGATTTATATAATCAATGGCAGCACCGAGACCAATTCCGCCGGCAATATTGGGAGTTCCTGCTTCAAACTTTCGCGGTAGATCATCGAATGTAGTTTTTTCAAATGTTACTGTTCTAATCATATCACCGCCGCCTTGATATGGAGGCATCATTTCCAGCCATTCCGTTTTACCGTAAAGTACGCCAATGCCGGTCGGTCCAAAAATTTTATGTCCGGAGAATGCATAAAAATCTGCGTTAAGATCCTGAACATCAACTTTGAAATGCGGAACTGCCTGAGCGCCATCGAGAAGAACGGGAACCCCGTGTGAGTGAGCAATCTCTATTACGGGATTGATTGTTCCCAATGAGTTTGATATGTGAACTACCGAAACAAGTTTTGTTTTTTCAGTGATCAGTTTCTCATAAGCTTCTAAATCGAGTTCACCAGAATCATTGATTGGAATGACTTTCAATTTAATTTTTTTTCTATCGCCCATTAATTGCCAGGGAACAATGTTCGCATGATGTTCCATGTGCGAAATAATTACTTCATCGCCATCCTTAAAATGTTTTGCTCTGCAAAGTGAAGACGCAACAAGATTAATTGCTTCGGTTGTTCCTCGAACAAAAATTATTTCCGAAGCACTTAATGCATTAATTAATTCTTTTACTTTAAGGCGTGCAGTTTCATATTGTTCGGTCGCTAATTCACTTAAGAAATATAAACCGCGATGAATATTTGCATTATCAAAAGAATAGTATTGAGTAAGTGCATCAATAACTGATTGTGGTTTTTGTGATGTTGCTGCGTTATCGAGATAGACCAATAATTTTCCGTTAACTAATCGTTTGAGAATTGGAAAATCATTTCGAATTTTTTCGATTTCAAATTTTCTCTTTATTTCCGTAATTGTGTTTATCATTTCTACTCTCAAAATAAATGGAACGCGGATAAAATCTGATTAAGCGGATTTCCGCTGATTAATCCTAATTCTATTGTTCGTTTCCGACTTCTACTCTATGCAAATGTTCAAATATCATATGATTTATTTGTTCTTTAAGCGGCTCAATCTTTACTGTATCAATTACATCATTGGCAAATGCCCGGATCAACATTGATTTTGCCAATTCTTGCGGAACTCCGCGGGATCTAATATAAAATTCGGAAGTATCATCAAGATGCCCGACTGTTGCACCGTGAGAACATTTTACATCATCGGCAAAAATTTCAAGCTGAGGTTTTGTATCTATTGTTGCCGTTTTAGAAAGTAAAATTGTTTTATTCTGCTGATATGCATTCGTCTTCTGAGCATCTCGTCTAACAATTATTTTTCCGTTAAATACACCACGCGAATTGTCGTCAAGAATTCCTTTGTAAAGTTCGTTGCTCATACAATTCGGTTTTGCATGATCTACAAAAGTATGATTATCAACGTGCTGTTTACCATGCGCCAGATATAATCCATAATAATGTGTTTCGATGTTTTGATCATCGTGCAAAGTATTTATATCGTTGCGTACAATCGCTCCGCCGAAATTTATATTATAATGATTGAAGACACTGTTCTTCTTTTGAATTGCCTGCACTTTCTCAATATGATATGATTCATCGTTTTCGTTTTGAATCTTATAAAAATCTACAATTGCATTTTCTTCAACATAAACTTCTGTAATGATATTGCTGAAATAAGTTTTGTTGCTGTAACCATTATAATTTGTAATTACACTTACTTGCGAATTCTTTCCGGCTACAATTAAATTTCTTGGTGTTGAAAGTACAAGATCATCCTTGCTTGAATTCAAATAGAGAACTTGAATTGGTTTTTCTAAGATCATTCCATCCGGAAGAATAACAACAAGTCCATCATACGAGTAAGCTGTATTCAAAGCATTAAATGCATTATCAATCTTCGAAAGTTTATTTATGTACTTACTAATCGAGTCGGGATTATTTTTTGTGATTCTATTCAATCCATCAACAACAACACCTTTTGGTAAATTACCAATCTCACTAAGTTCTTCCGCAAATAATCCATTTACAAAAACTATTAAGTGATAGTCAAAATCCTTAAAGAGCAATGGTTTGATTTCTTCCTTTCTGAATTTATGAAGAGTTGAAATTAATGCCGGAATAAAATTCTGTTTAAGAATCGGTGTTACGTTTGTGTATTTCCATTCTTCATTTCGGTTTGTTGGAAAACTAAGTTCAGCCAAACTTATTAGTGCGTTCTTGCGTATATCATGCAAAAAGGATTTTGATTGACCGTTCAATTTATCTTCAAATGATTTAAACTTTGATACGTACCACTCGTTAGCACTTTTATGTTCTATATTATTCATTTGTTTTCCGATCACGCGTTTTCAGTTTCTAATTCTTCCGTCTTGATCCAATCATAACCTTTTTCTTCCAGTTCAAGAGCTAATTCTTTCCCGCCGGATTTAATAATTCTTCCTTTGGAAAGTACGTGGACAAAATCCGGTT harbors:
- a CDS encoding BrxA/BrxB family bacilliredoxin — protein: MFTINQKAPIYDSEAVQPMRDELLYVGFEEATTPEKVDSYLKQQNDKTVFVMINSVCGCAAGSARPGAALALQNNIIPDKIITVFAGQDRDAVDHFRNNYLKSLPPSSPFMALYKNGELVYTMQRHQIEGRYSEEIAEELQKVFQQYCSAQGPSISKEMYDKLIHAKTCGSKIPLNEN
- a CDS encoding Rrf2 family transcriptional regulator, translated to MKFTSQEEYGLRCLLRIAKFYTVEKSFTIPEISRAEGITEHNAGKILRVLRIGGLLESSRGQIGGYTLTRPPEQISVGNILKVLGGRLFDDEFCNTHTGAMDICTNSIDCSVRSLWKLIQDSVDSVVDKMTLKDLMGNEKFLFEFSNSRSN
- a CDS encoding T9SS type A sorting domain-containing protein → MLKRISLFVLVISFGISLLIFKSYNYESNSSFIRSEGENEESLEKKKQTAIERNEYFFMLLRDPRTNSIPENIREKEIAFASKIPKSEERLMKGLNALAFNWKEAGPFDVGGRTRTIAIDIASSNNVIAAGVSGGIWKSTDKGATWYSKSSKTGILSVTSIAQDPRPSFQTYWYAVGGEFDGNSARSRGGNASFYGGGFYKSTDNGETWNLIQYANSLYNPSSTSWNSYFSYASKVVVSPTGNVFVCSNAGAILKSTDGGSTWTINRGQLNDHYYTDLIINKNGVMVSYLSQLNSSGTNLTVPGLFKSTDDGLNWSSITPVDFPTSFSRSVMSFSTSNPNLFFSLTNTGIPIGSPSKDDVRLFKINISTGVSTDLSANLPDFTSTNSKGYFDTQGDYNMAIAVHPQNENIVFIGGTNLFRSLDGFATKLISPTNDPKINWIGGYGYISSFFYPGLHPDIHTIVFDQNNPNQIWVGHDGGISYYSDATTTNYPTFFPWVNMDNHYNVTQYYTMAISATFGDTRIFGGTQDNGSPFFRWDGTTASSSIDVTTGDGSYSYIGSQVFNYYSYSYGSTQNGSVYRFGTYYTGDINTSNWSEITPVAATGMKFVNPFAVDPSDENFMYYIAGNILWRDSSLSTIPLYQNKTSQGWKSIDLQIGAGYSFSTLAVSRTQNILYLAASSTSSQPKIYKMSNSKTSTTATEITPSNFPALNIAGGVPNGSYIHGIAINSDNANEVLVVLSNYNVKSLWYTNDGGASWSDVEGNLSGPTGPSVRSATILPTTSSTSGKVYLIGTSTGVYSTTLLNGSSTLWAQEGSNVIGNVVVEYITSRKSDGTVVAATHGRGAFVGTNYIQTGIENENNLPTSFQLEQNYPNPFNPTTVISYQLSAVSNVKLQVYDVLGKLVATLVNGKVEAGNHKVDFNASMLASGVYIYKLTTGNYNESKKMILMK
- a CDS encoding NAD(P)-dependent oxidoreductase; the protein is MKILVTGGAGFLGINLIRFLLQKNYEIVSLDISDFDYPDVKNKIKIIKGDIRNKVTVESALQNVDIVIHTAAALPLYSPEEIYTTDVQGTHTLLHEAFMKNVKRFIHVSSTAVYGIPNHHPLYENDKLDGVGPYGKAKIEAENLCLEFRKKNMCVPILRPKSFIGPERLGVFALFYDWAKDRKNFPMIGNGNNRYQLLDVEDLCEAIYNCITLPEKIVNDTFNIGAKEFTTMKEDYQTVLDFAGFGKKIIGLPEKPIILTLKLFEVLKISPLYKWVYETASKDSFVSIEKAEKILGFAPKYSNKDALIRNYKWYLENLNSFKDQSGISHRVPWKQGILSIAKKFF
- the sufD gene encoding Fe-S cluster assembly protein SufD translates to MNNIEHKSANEWYVSKFKSFEDKLNGQSKSFLHDIRKNALISLAELSFPTNRNEEWKYTNVTPILKQNFIPALISTLHKFRKEEIKPLLFKDFDYHLIVFVNGLFAEELSEIGNLPKGVVVDGLNRITKNNPDSISKYINKLSKIDNAFNALNTAYSYDGLVVILPDGMILEKPIQVLYLNSSKDDLVLSTPRNLIVAGKNSQVSVITNYNGYSNKTYFSNIITEVYVEENAIVDFYKIQNENDESYHIEKVQAIQKKNSVFNHYNINFGGAIVRNDINTLHDDQNIETHYYGLYLAHGKQHVDNHTFVDHAKPNCMSNELYKGILDDNSRGVFNGKIIVRRDAQKTNAYQQNKTILLSKTATIDTKPQLEIFADDVKCSHGATVGHLDDTSEFYIRSRGVPQELAKSMLIRAFANDVIDTVKIEPLKEQINHMIFEHLHRVEVGNEQ
- a CDS encoding DUF59 domain-containing protein, with translation MVDKVKLEQAVVDALRTCFDPEIPVDIWELGLIYGIKIDDEGNTYIKMTLTSPACPVAGSLLGEVKEKVKSVKGVKDVYVDLVWEPAWSMEKMTEEAKLQLGFL
- a CDS encoding cysteine desulfurase gives rise to the protein MINTITEIKRKFEIEKIRNDFPILKRLVNGKLLVYLDNAATSQKPQSVIDALTQYYSFDNANIHRGLYFLSELATEQYETARLKVKELINALSASEIIFVRGTTEAINLVASSLCRAKHFKDGDEVIISHMEHHANIVPWQLMGDRKKIKLKVIPINDSGELDLEAYEKLITEKTKLVSVVHISNSLGTINPVIEIAHSHGVPVLLDGAQAVPHFKVDVQDLNADFYAFSGHKIFGPTGIGVLYGKTEWLEMMPPYQGGGDMIRTVTFEKTTFDDLPRKFEAGTPNIAGGIGLGAAIDYINQFDRNDLVTHENLLLDYATEKLSQVEGLRIIGTAKEKASVVSFVIDGIHPYDIGTIIDTDGIAIRTGHHCTQPLMARFNVPATARASFAFYNTKEEIDKLLLGIQKVKKMFA
- a CDS encoding deoxyhypusine synthase; amino-acid sequence: MPTKKDFLKETIQHFDIKEHNVIKLVDSMEKMAFSARDLNRAAQIYDKMLRDKDCAVILTLAGSLFSAGLKRVVYDLITNNMIDAIVSTGAIMVDQDFFEALGFKHYIGTPFVDDNVMRDLHIDRIYDTFIDEDELRICDDTTAKIFDSLEPRPYSSRELLWNFGKYLDESGGPKVDDSVIYAAYKHNVPIFVPAFSDCSAGFGIIVHQTKNPEKHLSFDSGKDFLELTQIKLNSKESGIFMIGGGVPKNFTQDIVVAAEILQENAPMHKYAVQITVADVRDGALSSSTLKEASSWGKVETTYEQMVYSEATIAMPLIAGYAYHKGAWKNRAKKEFQKLFTKKVNV